The genomic DNA AATGTGATAAATGTGGAATTACTCTTTCTGTTCTAGGAATAGACGGAGACGAGATAAACGCAGAAGTTGTGGATGAAGGAAAATAATTGCGATAATAGACTAAGTAAAAAAGTTGTTTTATTTAATTAAAATAAAAAATATGAAATTTAAAGTAGTATTAATAGGTGTGGTATTAGTAGGTGTTCTTGTAATTTCTGGTTGTAGTTTGTTTGAGGAAAGGGATACAAAATTGGAAAACTCGTTAAACAATCAAGCAAATTTAGAAATAAATAACGTGCAGTTTGCAAATGTACCTGAGGTAGGCAAAGACATAGAGGATGAAAGAGGTTTGCATTCTCAGGTTATTCGCGACATAGATGGAATAAAGTATTCCAATAATATCTATCGTTTTTCTTTTATTGTGCCTAATAAATGGGGTAATGTAAAAGATGTGGTTTCAGAAGGTATGACTGGAACAAAGTTTGTGGAAAGTATTAGGATAATTGATGTGAATAATACTGAAAAGTTTATTGATATATATGTTGTAAAAACTGAAGATAAAAACCATGCTACTATCACAGATGCGCCAATTACGTATTTAGCAGGCGACTCAACTTACAGTTTTTATTGGTCAGGAAGTGCCGATGGTGCAGGAATGCCTGGGCTTGAGGATCAAAAGTATATGGATATATTAGTAGAATTAAATAAAGTAAAAAATACTTTTAAACTTTGGTAAAAGAATAAAAATAAAAAAGACGCTGAAATGAATTAGCGTCTTTTTTAATCTTTAAATTTGTGAATTGTTCACGAGATCCATTCGACTCCACTTCATTCCACTCAGGACGATGTAAGTTTGTCTACCAAATTTTTAATCATTCCGCGGAAGCCGTGGGAACCTAGGAAAACTATAACATTTCCAGCTTCACTATTTTTTTCTAAATATTCTAGAAGTTCAGCGTCTTGCTCTAAATATAAAACATTGTTGTGAGTTTTCTTTATAATTTCTGCCAATTCTTTTCCGTCTGCAGGTTTACTTTCTTCGCTGGCAGATTTTACTTTTGTAAGTCTTGGGATGATTACAGTATCCGCATTTTCAAAAGCATTGTCATAAAAAGGAAAAGACTGACTTTTTCTATTTCCTGTATTTGGTTCGTAAATTGCAATAACTTTTTCAGAATAAAGCTTTTTGAGTGTGGATAATACAGAAATTGCTTTTGTAGGTGAGTGGGAGATATCGTCGTAAATATCTATTTCTCCACTAAATCTTTTTTCTAATCTTCTTTTTATTCCACGGAAACTTCCCAGTGCGTTTATTATTTTTTCTGGTTCAATTCCAGTTTGGTGCGCCATAGCAAAACATCCGCAGATATTTTCTGCCATATATTCTCCAATAATTGGCAGTATTATTTTGTAAATTTCTCTATTGTGGATAATATCAAAACTTAAACCTTCTTTTGTTTGAACTATGTTTTTATAGCTATAATCGTTTTCTACAGATTCACCATATTTTATCAATTTTCCACTGTATTCTTCTAAAACTTCGGCAATATTTTTTCCATCTGTACAAGCCACAAGAAGCCCATTTTCTGGAATCATTTTTACTAAATTTTTGAAAGCATTTTTGTAATCTTTTTCTGTTGGGTAAATATCTGCATGATCCCAAGCTGAGGCTGTCAAAAGTACATGAGTGGGGGAATAAAGACTAAATTTTGGCTTTATATCCCAGCGAGCAGTTTTATATTCATCACCTTCCAAAATACTCCATTTTCCGTCTGTAATTTCTGCACTTTCCTTCATATTTGCAGAAAGCCCACCAAACATATAGCTTGGGTTCATTTCTGAATTTTTGAAAATCCAAGTCAAAAGTGTTGTGTTTGAAGTTTTTCCATAAGTTCCTGCGCAAACAAGTGAATTTTCTTTCAAAAAATATTTTGCAATTACTTCTGGATAAGACATATATGGAATTTTATTTTCCAAAACAAACTTCCATTCTGCATTTGTAGAACTTGCTACATTTCCCACAACTACCAAATCTGGATTTCCATTTGCTGCCATTTTTTCTGGATGCCAGCCTGGGTAAAATGTCACCTGCTTTTCTTTTAAGTGTGTAGAAATTGGTGGAAAAAATCCAGCATCACTTCCTGTGACAGCCCAACCTTTTTTCTTGAATGCAATTGCCAGAGCGCTCATGGCAACTCCACAAATTCCTATGAAATGTATGTGTTTTGGTTTTTTTACTAATATCTCTTTCAATTTTTCTAAATCATCACTCCAATTTTCTCCATCAAACCATTCCAAACCTTTAAATTGTAATTTGTAAATATCGGTTGGTCTTTGTGCTGAGCCCAAATAAATATATTTTGCACCAATAGTTTTGGCGTATTCAATAGCTTTTAGCATCATCCCCATTCCTGTATTTTTGTTGTCTGTATTCAAATTGTAAAAAGGATAAGAATAGTGAAATATTTCTGAATTTTCATAAGCTATACAATATCCAACAGGTTCGTTGTTTGTGGTGTATTTAAAAACTTTATTGAAATTGCTTTTTTCTGGATTTGTAAAAATTTCTTTGATTTTGTTTGCGCTAAAAACCCCTTCACCAAACTTAGTTTCGTAAAAATCTTTACCCATTTTGTGAATATTCCAATGATAATTTTCAAGTGGTAAATTTTTAAGCTCAAGATGTATTTCTTCTGTTTTTCTGAGTATTCTACGATTTTCGCTAGACAATTCAAATTTACTTAAATCAATACGAACACTACGAGTTTTGTTCATCAATCCTTTTTCTACGCGTGTAAAAACATAACCTTGGTTGTACAAAGAGTTTATGTTTTCTTCGCTAAAATCATTTATATTTTTTTCGTCCCAAGACAGGTATTTCATAATTAAAACAGCGCTATCCAAATACTAAGCATTACAAAAGCTAAGTGAATCATCCAAAAACGCATTACGGTTTTTTCTTCCTTCCAACCACGAAGTTCAAAGTGGTGGTGAATCGGTGCCATTTTGAAAATTCTTCTGCCAAGTGTATAACGACCTCCAACTTGTATGATTACACTCAATAATTCTATATAAAAAATAAATGCCAAAAATGGTAAAAGTAACATTTTGTTTATAACGATTGCGTTGATAGCCAGCAGTGCTCCAAGCCCAAGAGAGCCAACATCTCCCATTTGAAATCTAGCTGGTTTGATGTTGAAATAAGTATAAGTAATCAATGCGCCAACGGTCGTAGCGTTTAAAATTGTAATTTCTTCGTATCCAATAATCCAACTCAAAACTGTGAGTGCCATGAAAGTTGTGATAAGAGAGCCACCAGCCAAACCATCCATACCGTCTGCTACATTTACTGCGTTTGCTGTGAACATTACAAAAAGGATAATAAGAGGGATTATCCACCAGCCAATATTCAAAAATCCATCGAACGGGATGTAAATTTCTCGCCAATGCTCGCCAAGTTTAAAGTAAATCCAATATGCTGTAATTGCACCAGCTATAAATTGTAAGATTAATTTTTCGTGAACATGTACACCTTTTCCTGGGTGAGAACCAAGCCAAAGTGTAGCTCTTTTGAAAACTGTCCATGGAAAAGTGATTGCAAACCAAATTCTATGACTTATTTTTTTGTGAACACGAATTAGTTTTAAAATATGTTTTACGGTTCTGTGTTTTCTTTTTTGTCCAAAAATATTCATGATGTCGTCTAGTGCTCCCAAAGTCGCAGCCAAAAGCATGACACCAATTGGAACCCAAGTAAACTCACGCTCCCAATTGAACAGCATTGTGATTATTGCGACTGTGATAATTACGAGTAATCCACCCATCACTGGAACACCAACTTTACTTTTTCTAGCTCCCATCGCAAGTGTTGCATCGTATTCAGCTCTTCTGGTTATTTTGTATTTGTACAAAAATTTTGTAAGAAGTGGTGCCCACAAAAAAGCAATAAAGCACGAAACAAGACCGAATCCAACGGCCGTTTTAAGTAAGTCTAATGATTCTGGTGCTATAGTCATAATTGGTAAATTTTAACGCTAAGAATTTATTTAATCTTTTTTTTAGGTCAGTTTTATTATATTTTGAGCGAAAACATTATAAAAAAGTGAAAAATAGCAGTACTATATTGAACTTTTTTAGAATTTTTGTAGCAAAAATAGAGTAAAGAGGAGCTAAGAAAGAAATTTTAAATGCATTTTTACTATAGTGAAATAGTATCAAAAAGTAGTGTTTTTTACAAGTTGACCTTGATTTTTTTGTAAATATATGATAGATTGCATAGAACACTCTCAAACAAAAGGAGAAAATCATGAAAAAAAGTAAAGACATGGATGTGAGTGGTCAGGAAAAAGGTGTAAAATGGATTTGTAGGTGTACTGTTCTTTGTCTAGTAGCACTCCTTGTTTATAAAATTATTATAGGAGATACTAACGATATTCATTTTTTTTGGGAAAAGAAAAATATGTTGGAAGTATTTGCCAACCATATAAAAAACTTGCATTAATTTGCAAGTTTTATTTTTGTATAAAATTTGTTAATCAAAATAGGGGATCCTTCGACTGTCGCTTAGGATGACGTGGTAATATTACGTCATATTGAGCGAAGTGAAACGGAGTCGAAATATCCCCATGCAATATCACAAAATATAAATAATAAAATTAAACGTCAGTCCTTTATTTTTCTAACCTAAATAAGGTGATCTATTATTTTTGAAAAGCTGTCAAGCGTCTTATCCCAAACCATTTTGCATCTGTAAATCTTTGAAGGGTTTCGTTTTCTTTTCCTGTCTTTTTATTTTCAGTCCATTTTTGTTCCAAAATGGATTTTTTGGGATCAGATATTTCTATTGTGCCTTCTTTTATTCCATGACTAGGGTTTGTATCGACAGACCATTTTAGTGAGTGAGTATAGTGAATAATTGTCGGTAGATCATTTTCATAGCCAACTTTGTGTGCAATCAAAACATGATCAAAACTATTTTTTTCTCCAGCGCCGGTAAGTGCAATTAAATCTCCTGGCTCTACTTGGCTTAGCATTACCTCAAAACTATTTTTGTTGTGTACTAGATTTTTTACATTTGTATTTTCTATTGGTCTAAATTGAGCCAAAATTTTGCGCAACGGATTTTTTATCAAAGGAAATCTTAGGTGTCTTTTTAATCCACCAAGTTTGCGAGATTTTATCTCTGCGTCCAAAACATAAAAAACAAAACCAGAGCAGTCTATTCCAATATTGTTATCTACAAAAAATTGATTTAATGTTTTTTTGTCCAACTTTTTCAAATCAACTTTTTTTCGTAATGCCAATAGTTCAATCTCTTTTTTTATATCTTCCGGACTTCCTTTGCCGATCATTACTTTCAATCCGGCACGAACTTTTTTTCCTTTGTTTATGAAGTATGGGCAAGAAATTTTAAGGCCTGAAATTTCCAATTCTTTGAATCCGGCGATTACGCCGAGAGCTTTTTTCGATAGGCTTTTTGTATTCATATAATTTAGGTTGATATAATATTTTTTATTTTTTCACCAAGTTCGTTTAATTTGTTTGGTGCAGAAATTAAGGATTCATTACTTTGAATTCTTAGTAAATCGCTTTCCATTTTTTCATTTTCGTATTGAATTACAGTAAAATTTTCTGCACAAAGTTTTTTGGCTAATTCTGTTATGTTTGTTTCACTTTGTTTTCGCAATATAATTTGTGCGCCATTTTCAATTTGTTTAACTTTTGAATTTGTTTCTAAATCCAAAAGTCCAACCAAATGAGCATCAAAAGTTGTGATTTCTTCTTTTGAATGTGGAGTTTGCAGAGTTGATTCAAAAGTTGTGGAAGCTGGTTGGCGAGCATTTATTTCTATTAAATACATTTTTCCTGTTTCTTTTTCCAAAATAACATCTATTCCAAACAATCCACTCCAACCGTCTTTTTGTAGTTTTTCACCAACTTCTTTTGCAATTTTAAAAAAATCTGTTTTCTGTTCTTCGTTTAAAAATGTATTTGCAAAACCCCAATCATTTCCAATTGTTGCAAATTTTTGTTTTGTGAAAGACGCAAGCCCTGTAATTTGATAGCTGATATTTCCAAACAAAATTCCATTTTTGGTTACAGAATTATTGTTTGTAAAAAGTGAACCATCTATGTATTTTGTAATTCGAGCTTCTCTTTTTGGAAATTTTTCTTTTATTTCAATTAATTGTTTTGCAGATTCTACCAAAATAGTTCCAGATCCTGTGTGACTTCTGTTAAATTGCAGTATAAAATTTTCTTCATTCCACTTTAAATCTCCACAAAGTTCTATTTTGTGTTTTGGTAAAAATTTACTAAGATCACCAAGCCATTCCACTTGAGAAATTTTTTGTTCAACTCTATTTACCAATTCTGCTGGTGGATTCAACAAAGTCCAGTTTTTTTCTGTACAAATTCTTTCTATTTGAATTGTATTTTTGAAAACCAAAATCTGTGGATTTGAGAATTTATTTACAAACTCCACAACTTCAGGATTTTGCAAAAGCTCATAAGTATCCAAAATCTTTTCATTTTTTATTAACAAAACATTTTCTCTGTCTTCCTTTGTTTTTGTTGCAAAATTACTATCATTTGAGATAATATAGTAGTTGGTAGTATTTATATCAAAACCAAGAGCGCGCTCAATATCGCGACTCACATAAACTATTGGGTTGGTTAGTTCTATCATAATTAAAATATTGTATGATGTGTAAGTATACACTAAAATTAAACTTTTGAAAAGTATCCTATGGATTTATTTTACAACGAATTGAAGAATTTTGGAAAGGTTCGTGCAAACGAACCTATGAGTAAGCATACAACTTACAAGATTGGTGGGTCTACAAAATATTTTGTGGAAGTAGGGAAAATGCAAAATTTTGTGGATTTATTGAAATTTTTAGAAGGATCTGGGAAAGATTATTTTATTTTGGGTGGAGGAAGTAATATTTTGGTTTCAGACGAGGGATACGATGGTGTGGTGGTAAAAGTAAAAGTTTGTGAAATAAATGTGGATGGGAATTTACTGACGGCGAGTGCAGGTTGCGCCACAGTTGATGTTGCTAGAAAATCTATGGAGGTAGGATTGACTGGTTTTGAATGGGGAGTTGGAATTCCTGGGACAATTGGTGGGGCAGTCCGTGGAAATGCTGGAGCAATGGGAGGGGAAGTAAAAGATTTTGTAAAAGAAGTTGAAATTTATAAGGATGGTGAAGTAATAAAAATAACAAACAAAGAGTCTGGGTTTGGATATCGCGACAGCAGATTTAAAACAAGTAATGAGGTGGTTTTGAAAGTAGTTTTGGAATTGGAAAAAGGAGAAGCAAAAGAGGGTATGAAGCAAGCTATAAAAAATATTCAACAAAGAAATCTGTCTCAACCACAAGGTTTTTCTTCTAGTGGTTGTATTTTCAAAAATTATGAAATAAAAAATGAAGAAGAAAAAGAAGAATTGAAAAAGAAAGGGGTACTACAAGAGTTTTTGGATAAAAATTTGGTTCCAGTTGGTTGGCTGGTAGAAAGTTTGGGAATAAAAGGTTTGAAAAGTGGAAATGCGCAAATTAGTGAAAAACATTGTAACTTTATATTGAATTTGGGCGGAGCTACAGCTAGTGATATTCTAGTTTTAATTGAAAAAATAAAGGCTGGGGTGTACGATAAATATAGTATAAATATTGAAGAAGAAATAAGAATTTTGTAAAATTCTTATTTCCTTTCTGTCATTTCGAACAAAGTGAGACCTGCACGCTGGCAGTCGGGAATCCCTTAAACATTGATTCAAACACATTTTTTTAACGATAACATTAAAACTTTCTCATTTTATCTTTTGACACCAAAAGTGCCGAACGGTTGACAGTTTATGGCTTAATTTATTTTTAATTAATTTTTATGAATATAAATATAACTGCAAGAGGAATAGATTTGACTGAAACTATAAAACAATACACAACAGAAAAAATGGAAATGCTTCAGAAATATTTTGAGAATATCCAGCAAATTGATGTGGAAATAGGGAAGAAATCGAACCATCATAATAAAGGAAAGATTTTTTATTCAAAGATCAATGTATTTGTACCAAACTCAACAATAAGAATGGAAAAAGATGCCGAGAGTTTGTACAAATCAATTGATAAAGCAAAAGATCATTTGAAAGTTGAATTGGAAAAAATGAAAGAAAAACGAAGACATATTGATAGACTGGAAATTAGAGAAAGTAAAGAATATTATTTGGAAGATTAAAATAGAAAGTTAAAATAAAAAACCCACACTAACTAAAGTGTGGGTTTTGGTTTATGGCCAGATTTTGTATTTTCGAATTATTTTTTTAAGATCTTCTATTGTGTGTGTTCTACAGCTATATTGTTCTGCTTGGCCTGTTAAGCGTTGAAATTCATATACATTTTCAAAAAGATCATCTATAAATAGAATATCTTGAATACCTCTAGACTTTTCTTTAGGTGTATACATTTGTAGCGTCTGGAGGGCTATTCTATACAAGGCACTGTCTGGTTTTCTGATGCCCAATTTAAAGGATAAAATTCTATTTTGACTTGGAAATCTATCTATTAAATAGGGGAATTTTCTACTTAAGGCAGACCAGTGAAGTTCACATATATTTGAAATCATAAAAATAGGAACTTTTTTTTCTATTAAATCATCAAGAATTTCTAAAATACCTTCATTTAAGAAAAATGATGTTGTTGATATTTCAAGTAATTCTTCAGCCTCAAACTTTTCATCTTTAATTCCTAAAGCATATTTCAATGAATTCACAAAATCTTTAGTATTTAAATATCCCAATTCATAGCTATTCCATAAATTAACAGCTTTAATACACCCAAAAATCCTTTGATAAATTTGTGTAGCTGCAAGTTCATTACAATGCGGAACCATATTTTGGCAAAACACAAAATGTTCAAAATCAATAAGTACACGACCAATATCAAATGCAACTGCGCGAATTGGATAAGTCATTCTTTTCTCCTTGTGTAAGTTTTTAAAGATCAATAGAGTTATACCATTTTTAATATTTTTTGTAAATAAAAAACCCACACTAATAAAAGTATGGGTTTTAGTTTTTATAAAAGACCGATATTTCCCAATTTTGTCCACAAATGAACTATATAATGTTTTGAACAATCATATTGAATCGCAACCCCACCCATTTTTCTGAATTGTTCAACATTTTCTGTGTTGTCATCCACAAGAACTATATTTTCTATTGCAACACCTAGTTTTTTACAGGTGCTGGTAAAAATAGCAGGATCAGGTTTCATTAGTCCAACTTTGTGAGACATAAAAATATTTTCAGGAGAAAAGAACTCTCCCAAACGCGGCATAAGTTTTTGCCCGCTTTCTCTATATAAAGAAGCATTATTTGAAATAATAGCTCTTTTAACTTTTGGATTTATTTCTGCAAAAGTTTCAATTAGCTCCCAAATTTCTGGATTTTCAGAACCGCTAGAAGTTAAAGCTTGTTTTAATTCTTCATGACTTATATTTTGTCCTGAAACATTAAGCAAACTGAGAATTTCATTACAAAATTTTTCTAAATTTATCTTACCCATTTGTGATTGTCGCCAAATTTTTCTTGCTGTAGGATTTTTAAAAAAAGTTTTTACAACCTCTTCCACACTTAAACCTGTAAGTTCTGCCATGGCTTTATTTGTTTTCTGAAAAGAAGTCGCTAGTAAAACATTTCCAATATCAAAAACAATAGCATAAACTTGAGATTGCATTTCCATTTTCTACTTCTCCGTTTGTGAGTTGTCAAAGAGCATTAAATTTATATCACTTTCTATGTTCTTTGTCAATAAAAACTATAGACAAAAAAGTATGTTTATGCTACAATCTCCTAGTATAAGCAAGGCTTATTTAATAAAATTTTTATGAGAAAGTTATTATCAAAATTGCTAGGAGATCAGAATAAAAAATATATAAAAGAGATTCAACCACTCGTGGATAAGGCAAATTCACTTGAAGATGAATACGAAAAATTGTCAGAAACTGATCTTAAAAGTAAAACAAAGGAGTTTAAAGCTAGATTGGAAAAAGGTGAAACTTTGGATGATATTTTGCCAGAAGCTTTTGCTGTTGTGCGTGAAGTTTCAAAGCGTACTACCAAAATGCGTCATTATGATGTTCAGCTTATTGGTGGAATTTCTTTGCATCAAGGAAAAATTGCCGAGATGCGTACTGGTGAGGGAAAAACTTTGGTTGCAACTTTGCCAATATATTTGAATGCATTGGCAGGAAAGGGTGCTCATGTTGTGACAGTAAACGATTATTTGGCAAAGCGTGATGCGGTTTGGATGGCGCAAGTTTATGATTATTTGGGAATGACTGTTGGAATTGTGCAAAATCAGCGCGTTAGTTTTATTTATGATTCAAATGGTAGACCAGAAGGAAGTGATGAAGATGGTGAAAGAGACGAAGCAGGTAGTTTTAAAGTAGAAGACGAATTCCTGCGTCCGTGTTCCAGAAAAGAAGCATACAGATGTGATATAACTTATGGAACAAACAATGAATATGGTTTTGATTATTTGCGCGACAA from Candidatus Magasanikbacteria bacterium includes the following:
- a CDS encoding Mur ligase domain-containing protein; amino-acid sequence: MKYLSWDEKNINDFSEENINSLYNQGYVFTRVEKGLMNKTRSVRIDLSKFELSSENRRILRKTEEIHLELKNLPLENYHWNIHKMGKDFYETKFGEGVFSANKIKEIFTNPEKSNFNKVFKYTTNNEPVGYCIAYENSEIFHYSYPFYNLNTDNKNTGMGMMLKAIEYAKTIGAKYIYLGSAQRPTDIYKLQFKGLEWFDGENWSDDLEKLKEILVKKPKHIHFIGICGVAMSALAIAFKKKGWAVTGSDAGFFPPISTHLKEKQVTFYPGWHPEKMAANGNPDLVVVGNVASSTNAEWKFVLENKIPYMSYPEVIAKYFLKENSLVCAGTYGKTSNTTLLTWIFKNSEMNPSYMFGGLSANMKESAEITDGKWSILEGDEYKTARWDIKPKFSLYSPTHVLLTASAWDHADIYPTEKDYKNAFKNLVKMIPENGLLVACTDGKNIAEVLEEYSGKLIKYGESVENDYSYKNIVQTKEGLSFDIIHNREIYKIILPIIGEYMAENICGCFAMAHQTGIEPEKIINALGSFRGIKRRLEKRFSGEIDIYDDISHSPTKAISVLSTLKKLYSEKVIAIYEPNTGNRKSQSFPFYDNAFENADTVIIPRLTKVKSASEESKPADGKELAEIIKKTHNNVLYLEQDAELLEYLEKNSEAGNVIVFLGSHGFRGMIKNLVDKLTSS
- a CDS encoding phospho-N-acetylmuramoyl-pentapeptide-transferase, yielding MTIAPESLDLLKTAVGFGLVSCFIAFLWAPLLTKFLYKYKITRRAEYDATLAMGARKSKVGVPVMGGLLVIITVAIITMLFNWEREFTWVPIGVMLLAATLGALDDIMNIFGQKRKHRTVKHILKLIRVHKKISHRIWFAITFPWTVFKRATLWLGSHPGKGVHVHEKLILQFIAGAITAYWIYFKLGEHWREIYIPFDGFLNIGWWIIPLIILFVMFTANAVNVADGMDGLAGGSLITTFMALTVLSWIIGYEEITILNATTVGALITYTYFNIKPARFQMGDVGSLGLGALLAINAIVINKMLLLPFLAFIFYIELLSVIIQVGGRYTLGRRIFKMAPIHHHFELRGWKEEKTVMRFWMIHLAFVMLSIWIALF
- a CDS encoding ATP-grasp domain-containing protein, with amino-acid sequence MIELTNPIVYVSRDIERALGFDINTTNYYIISNDSNFATKTKEDRENVLLIKNEKILDTYELLQNPEVVEFVNKFSNPQILVFKNTIQIERICTEKNWTLLNPPAELVNRVEQKISQVEWLGDLSKFLPKHKIELCGDLKWNEENFILQFNRSHTGSGTILVESAKQLIEIKEKFPKREARITKYIDGSLFTNNNSVTKNGILFGNISYQITGLASFTKQKFATIGNDWGFANTFLNEEQKTDFFKIAKEVGEKLQKDGWSGLFGIDVILEKETGKMYLIEINARQPASTTFESTLQTPHSKEEITTFDAHLVGLLDLETNSKVKQIENGAQIILRKQSETNITELAKKLCAENFTVIQYENEKMESDLLRIQSNESLISAPNKLNELGEKIKNIIST
- the murB gene encoding UDP-N-acetylmuramate dehydrogenase codes for the protein MDLFYNELKNFGKVRANEPMSKHTTYKIGGSTKYFVEVGKMQNFVDLLKFLEGSGKDYFILGGGSNILVSDEGYDGVVVKVKVCEINVDGNLLTASAGCATVDVARKSMEVGLTGFEWGVGIPGTIGGAVRGNAGAMGGEVKDFVKEVEIYKDGEVIKITNKESGFGYRDSRFKTSNEVVLKVVLELEKGEAKEGMKQAIKNIQQRNLSQPQGFSSSGCIFKNYEIKNEEEKEELKKKGVLQEFLDKNLVPVGWLVESLGIKGLKSGNAQISEKHCNFILNLGGATASDILVLIEKIKAGVYDKYSINIEEEIRIL
- the raiA gene encoding ribosome-associated translation inhibitor RaiA — translated: MNINITARGIDLTETIKQYTTEKMEMLQKYFENIQQIDVEIGKKSNHHNKGKIFYSKINVFVPNSTIRMEKDAESLYKSIDKAKDHLKVELEKMKEKRRHIDRLEIRESKEYYLED
- a CDS encoding HAD-IA family hydrolase, with the translated sequence MEMQSQVYAIVFDIGNVLLATSFQKTNKAMAELTGLSVEEVVKTFFKNPTARKIWRQSQMGKINLEKFCNEILSLLNVSGQNISHEELKQALTSSGSENPEIWELIETFAEINPKVKRAIISNNASLYRESGQKLMPRLGEFFSPENIFMSHKVGLMKPDPAIFTSTCKKLGVAIENIVLVDDNTENVEQFRKMGGVAIQYDCSKHYIVHLWTKLGNIGLL
- a CDS encoding lysine biosynthesis protein LysW, which encodes MHLVCPECKNDVDLEAHPKVKVGQVVECDKCGITLSVLGIDGDEINAEVVDEGK